In Thunnus thynnus chromosome 20, fThuThy2.1, whole genome shotgun sequence, a single window of DNA contains:
- the decr2 gene encoding peroxisomal 2,4-dienoyl-CoA reductase [(3E)-enoyl-CoA-producing] isoform X1, producing the protein MAEPQKKGELLPEDVGTDDCLTSYTHIYSPDLLKDQVAFITGGGSGIGLRIAEIFMRHGCDTVIASRNLDKLKEAAKKLSAVSGRRCLPLCLDVRQPESIAAAVDETLKEFGRIDILINNAAGNFLCPAAALSFNAFKTVMEIDTMGTFNTSKVVYDKWFKDHGGNIVNISATLGYKGQALQVHAGSAKAANDAMTKHLAVEWGPSGVRVNALAPGPISGTEGYRRLGGPRGEAAGAFQSIPLQRAGNKTEMAHCTLFLASRASSYVTGAIMVADGGAWLTSANDVSLLLGYWSSEKKRDK; encoded by the exons ATGGCCGAGCCGCAGAAAAAGGGAGAGCTGCTGCCTGAAGATGTTGGTACAGACGACTGCCTgacttcatacacacacatatacagtccAGATTTACTCAA AGATCAGGTTGCATTTATCACAGGTGGCGGATCTGGAATTGGACTCAGGATAGCTGAAATCTTCATGAG gcacGGCTGTGACACAGTGATTGCCAGCAGGAACTTGGACAAGCTGAAAGAG GCGGCTAAAAAGCTGTCTGCTGTTTCAGGACGCCGCTGTCTCCCTTTGTGTTTAGACGTGAGGCAGCCTGAGAGCATCGCAGCTGCTGTGGATGAGACACTGAAAGAGTTTGGCCGCATAGACATCCTTATTAACA ATGCTGCTGGAAACTTCCTCTGCCCGGCTGCCGCGCTCTCCTTCAATGCCTTTAAGACAGTTATGGAGATTGACACTATGGGTACATTCAACACCAGCAAAGTGGTTTATGACAAGTGGTTCAAG GATCATGGTGGCAACATTGTGAACATCTCTGCAACACTTGGATACAAAGGACAGGCCCTCCAGGTGCATGCTGGGTCTGCCAAGGCTGCAAATG ATGCCATGACCAAGCACCTGGCTGTGGAATGGGGGCCCAGTGGGGTGAGAGTCAATGCTTTGGCCCCAGGTCCTATCTCTGGCACAGAGGGCTACCGCAGACTAG GTGGTCCAAGAGGGGAGGCTGCCGGTGCCTTCCAGTCCATTCCTTTGCAGCGTGCAGGCAATAAGACAGAGATGGCCCACTGCACTCTTTTCTTGGCCAGCCGGGCCTCCTCCTATGTGACTGGAGCCATCATGGTGGCGGACGGCGGGGCGTGGCTGACCTCAGCTAATGACGTCTCCCTGCTGTTGG GTTATTGGT
- the LOC137171986 gene encoding retinol dehydrogenase 13-like, whose translation MSKYILPVSVFGTVFGSAVLLKNYVTGGRCPSKATIHGKTVVITGANTGIGKETAQELAKRGGRIIMGCRDMEKCEAAAKEIRGNTLNPHVYACQLDLASMKSIREFAKRINREEQRVDVLINNAGVMRCPEGKTEDGFDMQFGVNHLGHFLLTNLLLDKLKESAPSRVITVASLAHIVGKIDFEDLNWEKKKFDTKQAYCQSKLANVLFTRELAKRLQGTGVTVNTVHPGVVATDLGRHTSLHQSRFSSSVLSPFFSLLVKSPELGAQPSVYLAVAEEMEGVTGQYYDVLTEKEPAPQALDEEAASRLWEVSSRLVGLEEEGQSSKSNPPEEGQSKASKIYLYRQQSQSALESKE comes from the exons AtgagtaaatacattttaccaGTTTCTGTGTTTGGAACCGTGTTTGGATCCGCTGTTTTACTCAA GAACTATGTGACTGGAGGCCGGTGTCCTAGTAAGGCTACCATTCATGGGAAGACTGTGGTCATAACAGGAGCCAACACAGGCATTGGCAAAGAGACGGCCCAAGAACTGGCCAAGAGAG GGGGTCGGATCATTATGGGATGTCGAGACATGGAGAAGTGTGAGGCGGCTGCGAAGGAAATCCGAGGGAATACCCTGAACCCCCACGTTTACGCGTGTCAGCTGGACCTGGCCTCCATGAAATCCATCCGAGAGTTTGCAAAGAGAATCAACAGAG AGGAGCAGCGTGTGGATGTACTAATAAACAATGCAGGGGTCATGAGATGTCCAGAAGGGAAGACAGAAGATGGCTTCGACATGCAGTTTGGCGTTAACCACTTAG GCCACTTCTTGTTGACAAATCTTCTGCTGGATAAGTTGAAAGAGTCCGCCCCCAGCAGAGTGATCACCGTGGCCTCACTCGCCCACATCGTTGGAAAGATTGACTTCGAGGACTTGAACtgggagaagaagaagtttgATACCAAGCAGGCGTACTGTCAGAGCAAGCTTGCCAATGTTCTGTTCACCAGAGAGCTCGCCAAGCGATTACAAG gcaCAGGAGTCACAGTGAACACTGTGCACCCAGGTGTTGTTGCCACGGATCTTGGGAGGCACACCAGTCTGCACCAATCAAGGTTCTCGAGCTCTGTGCTCA GTCCCTTTTTCTCCCTGTTGGTGAAGAGCCCAGAGCTGGGGGCCCAGCCAAGCGTCTATCTGGCCGTGGCTGAGGAGATGGAGGGGGTTACGGGACAGTACTATGATGTGTTGACAGAAAAGGAGCCAGCGCCCCAGGCCCTGGATGAGGAGGCGGCTAGTAGGCTGTGGGAGGTCAGCAGCAGGCTGGTGGGACTGGAGGAGGAAGGACAGTCCAGCAAGTCAAACCCACCAGAAGAAGGCCAGAGCAAAGCAAGCAAAATTTATTTATACAGACaacagtcacaaagtgctttagaGTCAAAGGAATAA
- the decr2 gene encoding peroxisomal 2,4-dienoyl-CoA reductase [(3E)-enoyl-CoA-producing] isoform X2, with protein sequence MAEPQKKGELLPEDVGTDDCLTSYTHIYSPDLLKDQVAFITGGGSGIGLRIAEIFMRHGCDTVIASRNLDKLKEAAKKLSAVSGRRCLPLCLDVRQPESIAAAVDETLKEFGRIDILINNAAGNFLCPAAALSFNAFKTVMEIDTMGTFNTSKVVYDKWFKDHGGNIVNISATLGYKGQALQVHAGSAKAANDAMTKHLAVEWGPSGVRVNALAPGPISGTEGYRRLGGPRGEAAGAFQSIPLQRAGNKTEMAHCTLFLASRASSYVTGAIMVADGGAWLTSANDVSLLLGIASKSAKL encoded by the exons ATGGCCGAGCCGCAGAAAAAGGGAGAGCTGCTGCCTGAAGATGTTGGTACAGACGACTGCCTgacttcatacacacacatatacagtccAGATTTACTCAA AGATCAGGTTGCATTTATCACAGGTGGCGGATCTGGAATTGGACTCAGGATAGCTGAAATCTTCATGAG gcacGGCTGTGACACAGTGATTGCCAGCAGGAACTTGGACAAGCTGAAAGAG GCGGCTAAAAAGCTGTCTGCTGTTTCAGGACGCCGCTGTCTCCCTTTGTGTTTAGACGTGAGGCAGCCTGAGAGCATCGCAGCTGCTGTGGATGAGACACTGAAAGAGTTTGGCCGCATAGACATCCTTATTAACA ATGCTGCTGGAAACTTCCTCTGCCCGGCTGCCGCGCTCTCCTTCAATGCCTTTAAGACAGTTATGGAGATTGACACTATGGGTACATTCAACACCAGCAAAGTGGTTTATGACAAGTGGTTCAAG GATCATGGTGGCAACATTGTGAACATCTCTGCAACACTTGGATACAAAGGACAGGCCCTCCAGGTGCATGCTGGGTCTGCCAAGGCTGCAAATG ATGCCATGACCAAGCACCTGGCTGTGGAATGGGGGCCCAGTGGGGTGAGAGTCAATGCTTTGGCCCCAGGTCCTATCTCTGGCACAGAGGGCTACCGCAGACTAG GTGGTCCAAGAGGGGAGGCTGCCGGTGCCTTCCAGTCCATTCCTTTGCAGCGTGCAGGCAATAAGACAGAGATGGCCCACTGCACTCTTTTCTTGGCCAGCCGGGCCTCCTCCTATGTGACTGGAGCCATCATGGTGGCGGACGGCGGGGCGTGGCTGACCTCAGCTAATGACGTCTCCCTGCTGTTGGGTATAGCCTCTAAATCCGCTAAACTCTGA
- the sbk1 gene encoding serine/threonine-protein kinase SBK1, producing the protein MQDHGGERQVASSLPHSVKASLSLSPSGPGRVGSGGGSPTSKMGYCGGVPVEDMQALAITSLSAADVAKQYEHIRELGKGTYGKVDLVAHRTQGTKMALKFVTKNKTKLKSFLREYSLTGSLSCSPFIIKVLDVLFETEDSYVFGQEYAPAGDLFDIIPPQVGLPEEMVKRCMQQLGLALDFMHSKNLVHRDVKPENVLLFDRECRRIKLADFGMTRRVGCRVKRVSGTIPYTAPEVCRASRAEGFLVSTSLDVWAFGVLVFCMLTGNFPWEAALPADAFYEEFRRWQKAGCPVGTYPSQWRRFTDDALRMFQRLLAAEPEKRCGVKDVFCFVKYELVSELRRRASCRAKRGERSSSGVCTGSCTSSSSSSSSRSSHRHPEPSTPPGTSCLRPAPLKRSVLSDPLSPREESGQHQSPGRDKNKSQMVMATAIEICV; encoded by the exons ATGCAGGACcatggaggagagagacaggtcgCCAGCAG tCTGCCCCACAGCGTCAAGGCGAGcctgtctctttctccatctgGCCCAGGACGGGTGGGCAGCGGCGGGGGCTCCCCTACATCCAAGATGGGCTACTGCGGAGGGGTGCCTGTGGAGGACATGCAGGCCTTGGCTATCACCTCGCTGTCGGCAGCAGATGTAGCCAAACAATATGAGCACATCCGCGAGCTGGGGAAGGGCACATATGGCAAGGTGGATCTGGTGGCACATAGAACCCAAG GTACCAAAATGGCGCTGAAGTTTGTTACCAAGAACAAGACGAAGCTCAAGAGTTTCCTGCGGGAATACAGTCTAACAGGCTCACTTAGCTGCAGCCCTTTCATCATCAAAGTCCTGGACGTGCTTTTTGAGACAGAGGACAGCTATGTGTTTGGACAAGAATATGCCCCCGCCGGGGACCTTTTCGACATCATTCCCCCACAG GTGGGTCTGCCAGAGGAAATGGTAAAGCGCTGCATGCAACAACTGGGCTTGGCCCTGGACTTTATGCACAGTAAAAATCTGGTACATCGAGATGTCAAACCAGAGAATGTGCTCCTTTTTGACCGTGAGTGCCGCCGCATCAAGCTGGCCGACTTTGGCATGACCCGACGCGTGGGCTGCCGTGTGAAACGGGTGAGTGGCACCATCCCCTACACAGCGCCAGAGGTGTGCCGCGCCAGCCGTGCTGAGGGTTTCCTGGTATCCACCAGTCTGGATGTGTGGGCATTTGGTGTGCTGGTCTTCTGTATGCTGACAGGCAATTTCCCCTGGGAGGCAGCGCTGCCAGCCGATGCCTTCTACGAGGAGTTCCGGCGCTGGCAGAAAGCAGGATGTCCTGTAGGAACATATCCGTCTCAGTGGCGCCGCTTCACTGATGATGCCTTGCGCATGTTTCAGAGGCTGCTAGCTGCTGAGCCAGAAAAACGCTGTGGAGTCAAGGACGTCTTCTGCTTTGTCAAGTATGAGCTGGTCAGCGAGCTCAGGCGCAGAGCGTCTTGCCGAGCCAAgagaggtgagaggtcaagcTCGGGAGTGTGCACTGGCAGTTGCACTTCCTCCTcgtcatcctcttcatcacgcTCCTCCCACAGACACCCTGAACCCTCCACCCCTCCAGGAACATCCTGTCTTCGCCCGGCACCACTCAAACGTAGTGTCCTCTCCGACCCGTTGTCTCCAAGAGAGGAGTCTGGACAGCACCAGTCTCCAGGCCGAGACAAGAACAAAAGCCAGATGGTGATGGCGACCGCCATCGAAATCTGTGTGTGA